The following coding sequences are from one Daphnia pulex isolate KAP4 chromosome 11, ASM2113471v1 window:
- the LOC124207973 gene encoding serine/arginine repetitive matrix protein 1-like isoform X4 — translation MTDAGFFRGTSTEQDNRFSDKEKKLLKTIKFAENVTRKVDMSKVKLETIKPWITTKITELMGGIEDDVLVEYVFNQLEADKNPDPRRMQINLTGFLNGKNARILMTELWDLLLSAQESSAGIPEVFMAQKKEEIKLRKEEQDRIQEAIKKADRDRRADREKERNDRTDKRASKDRSRSPNKDRVIKKEGDNPRSSPRRDGRRPSLERRSPNRGKASPPPRRRSPARSPARRSPRRSPRRSPVRRSPARRSPARRSPARRSPARRSPVRRSPARRSPVRRSPARRSPVRRSPVRRSPVRRSPRRSPVRNHSPRRPSPRRSPVRKSPVRHRSAERRRSPIQRDRSPDRRDKERPRRSPEPKKDGAYSDKKPAAVSGLQAKLMQMAGQDTSSLAIVSAPSKRRSPSASSKSSSSRSSSSSSSRSASPIQRKSDSVQNKRNYRGHQSSSPEAQRRAQRGPMDRGRGVPDRQMEKSRDREKERDRLPARDKGREREREKEKPPTAGLRGSRAGGSGRGSRSLSRTPSPFRKENDSRLRTRGHSESPIPDVKRDIKKDKRKDVERDQSPPEKMLKKRKPSPSPVKKKRKSSSGSEESEVEESESGESSSVESTPDKKKRKKEKKKRKETTSESSEESGDSEEERKKKKKSKKEKKKKEKRKKEKKKKSKKSKSKRRHDSDEESEDGIVTPSAESEALERQLREKALESLSRRKEQRK, via the exons atGACTGATGCCGGTTTCTTCAGA GGCACCTCAACTGAGCAAGACAATAGATTTAGTGACAAAGAGAAGAAGCTTTTGAAGACTATCAAATTTGCTGAAAATGTGACTAGAAAG GTGGATATGAGCAAAGTTAAGTTGGAAACCATCAAACCATGGATCACAACCAAAATTACAGAACTTATGGGAGGAATTGAAGATGACGTCCTGGTGGAATATGTTTTTAATCAGCTCGAAGCTGACAAG AACCCTGACCCTCGTCGCATGCAAATCAATTTAACTGGATTCCTCAACGGCAAGAATGCCAGGATTCTGATGACTGAATTGTGGGATCTTCTACTATCTGCCCAAGAATCGTCTGCTGGAATTCCGGAGGTCTTTATGGCacagaagaaggaagaaatcaaattaagaAAG GAAGAACAAGATCGAATCCAGGAAGCAATCAAAAAGGCCGACCGGGATCGGCGCGCTGACCGAGAAAAGGAACGCAACGACCGTACTGACAAACGAGCTTCCAAAGATAGAAGCCGTAGCCCCAACAAGGACAGGGTGATCAAGAAGGAAGGAGACAATCCCCGCTCTTCACCTCGTCGTGACGGCCGACGTCCTTCATTGGAGCGTCGTTCTCCTAATCGAGGCAAGGCGTCGCCACCGCCTCGTCGTCGCTCACCTGCCAGATCGCCAGCAAGGCGCTCGCCTCGTCGATCTCCACGTCGATCACCTGTTCGTCGCTCCCCAGCTCGCCGTTCTCCTGCACGCAGATCTCCCGCTCGTCGCTCGCCAGCTAGACGATCACCCGTTCGCCGCTCTCCCGCTAGGAGATCTCCAGTTCGAAGGTCCCCAGCCCGCAGATCTCCTGTTCGTCGGTCACCGGTCCGCAGGTCGCCCGTTCGAAGATCTCCCAGGCGTTCACCTGTTCGTAATCATTCTCCTCGGCGTCCTTCACCACGCCGTTCGCCCGTGAGGAAGTCACCCGTTCGACACCGGTCGGCGGAACGTCGTCGCTCTCCGATTCAACGAGACAG ATCTCCTGATCGCCGTGACAAGGAACGTCCTCGTCGTTCGCCAGAGCCGAAAAAGGATGGAGCCTACAGCGATAAAAAGCCGGCTGCTGTCTCCGGTTTACAG gcgAAATTGATGCAGATGGCTGGGCAGGATACTTCATCACTGGCCATAGTTTCCGCACCTTCTAAACGTCGGTCCCCGTCGGCATCATCCAAATCGTCTTCATCGCGCAGTTCCTCATCTTCGTCATCTCGTTCTGCCTCTCCTA TCCAGCGTAAAAGCGATAGTGTCCAGAACAAACGCAACTATCGAGGCCATCAAAGTTCATCTCCAGAAGCCCAACGTCGAGCCCAGCGTGGACCAATGGATCGTGGTCGAGGAGTACCCGATCGCCAGATGGAAAAGAGTCGAGATCGGGAGAAGGAACGGGATCGCTTACCTGCCCGTGATAAAGGTCGTGAGAGGGAacgtgagaaagaaaaaccaccaACAGCTGGTCTTCGTGGCAGTAGAGC AGGTGGATCCGGACGCGGAAGTCGCAGTCTATCTCGCACTCCTTCGCCGTTCAGAAAGGAAAATGATTCTCGTTTGAG GACCCGTGGCCATTCTGAGAGCCCGATCCCAGATGTGAAACGTGATATTAAGAAGGACAAGCGCAAGGATGTTGAGAGAGATCAATCTCCTCCtgagaaaatgttgaagaagcGCAAGCCATCTCCTTCTCCagtcaaaaag aagaggaaatcgTCGTCTGGGTCTGAAGAGTCAGAAGTAGAAGAATCCGAGTCTGGAGAATCGTCTAGCGTTGAATCCACTCCGGACAAGAAGAAACgcaagaaggagaagaagaagaggaaggaaACCACATCAGAGTCGTCAGAG GAATCTGGCGATtcggaagaagagagaaaaaagaagaagaagagcaagaaagagaagaagaagaaggaaaagaggaagaaggagaaaaagaagaagtctaAGAAAAGTAAATCCAAAAGGCGTCATGATTCTGACGAGGAGTCAGAG GATGGCATAGTCACACCTTCGGCGGAATCGGAAGCTTTGGAACGACAGCTGAGAGAAAAGGCGTTGGAGTCGCTGAGTCGGCGTAAAGAGCAACGCAAGTGA
- the LOC124207973 gene encoding serine/arginine repetitive matrix protein 1-like isoform X2 yields the protein MTDAGFFRGTSTEQDNRFSDKEKKLLKTIKFAENVTRKVDMSKVKLETIKPWITTKITELMGGIEDDVLVEYVFNQLEADKNPDPRRMQINLTGFLNGKNARILMTELWDLLLSAQESSAGIPEVFMAQKKEEIKLRKEEQDRIQEAIKKADRDRRADREKERNDRTDKRASKDRSRSPNKDRVIKKEGDNPRSSPRRDGRRPSLERRSPNRGKASPPPRRRSPARSPARRSPRRSPRRSPVRRSPARRSPARRSPARRSPARRSPVRRSPARRSPVRRSPARRSPVRRSPVRRSPVRRSPRRSPVRNHSPRRPSPRRSPVRKSPVRHRSAERRRSPIQRDRSPDRRDKERPRRSPEPKKDGAYSDKKPAAVSGLQAKLMQMAGQDTSSLAIVSAPSKRRSPSASSKSSSSRSSSSSSSRSASPIQRKSDSVQNKRNYRGHQSSSPEAQRRAQRGPMDRGRGVPDRQMEKSRDREKERDRLPARDKGREREREKEKPPTAGLRGSRARGGSGRGSRSLSRTPSPFRKENDSRLRTRGHSESPIPDVKRDIKKDKRKDVERDQSPPEKMLKKRKPSPSPVKKKRKSSSGSEESEVEESESGESSSVESTPDKKKRKKEKKKRKETTSESSEESGDSEEERKKKKKSKKEKKKKEKRKKEKKKKSKKSKSKRRHDSDEESEDGIVTPSAESEALERQLREKALESLSRRKEQRK from the exons atGACTGATGCCGGTTTCTTCAGA GGCACCTCAACTGAGCAAGACAATAGATTTAGTGACAAAGAGAAGAAGCTTTTGAAGACTATCAAATTTGCTGAAAATGTGACTAGAAAG GTGGATATGAGCAAAGTTAAGTTGGAAACCATCAAACCATGGATCACAACCAAAATTACAGAACTTATGGGAGGAATTGAAGATGACGTCCTGGTGGAATATGTTTTTAATCAGCTCGAAGCTGACAAG AACCCTGACCCTCGTCGCATGCAAATCAATTTAACTGGATTCCTCAACGGCAAGAATGCCAGGATTCTGATGACTGAATTGTGGGATCTTCTACTATCTGCCCAAGAATCGTCTGCTGGAATTCCGGAGGTCTTTATGGCacagaagaaggaagaaatcaaattaagaAAG GAAGAACAAGATCGAATCCAGGAAGCAATCAAAAAGGCCGACCGGGATCGGCGCGCTGACCGAGAAAAGGAACGCAACGACCGTACTGACAAACGAGCTTCCAAAGATAGAAGCCGTAGCCCCAACAAGGACAGGGTGATCAAGAAGGAAGGAGACAATCCCCGCTCTTCACCTCGTCGTGACGGCCGACGTCCTTCATTGGAGCGTCGTTCTCCTAATCGAGGCAAGGCGTCGCCACCGCCTCGTCGTCGCTCACCTGCCAGATCGCCAGCAAGGCGCTCGCCTCGTCGATCTCCACGTCGATCACCTGTTCGTCGCTCCCCAGCTCGCCGTTCTCCTGCACGCAGATCTCCCGCTCGTCGCTCGCCAGCTAGACGATCACCCGTTCGCCGCTCTCCCGCTAGGAGATCTCCAGTTCGAAGGTCCCCAGCCCGCAGATCTCCTGTTCGTCGGTCACCGGTCCGCAGGTCGCCCGTTCGAAGATCTCCCAGGCGTTCACCTGTTCGTAATCATTCTCCTCGGCGTCCTTCACCACGCCGTTCGCCCGTGAGGAAGTCACCCGTTCGACACCGGTCGGCGGAACGTCGTCGCTCTCCGATTCAACGAGACAG ATCTCCTGATCGCCGTGACAAGGAACGTCCTCGTCGTTCGCCAGAGCCGAAAAAGGATGGAGCCTACAGCGATAAAAAGCCGGCTGCTGTCTCCGGTTTACAG gcgAAATTGATGCAGATGGCTGGGCAGGATACTTCATCACTGGCCATAGTTTCCGCACCTTCTAAACGTCGGTCCCCGTCGGCATCATCCAAATCGTCTTCATCGCGCAGTTCCTCATCTTCGTCATCTCGTTCTGCCTCTCCTA TCCAGCGTAAAAGCGATAGTGTCCAGAACAAACGCAACTATCGAGGCCATCAAAGTTCATCTCCAGAAGCCCAACGTCGAGCCCAGCGTGGACCAATGGATCGTGGTCGAGGAGTACCCGATCGCCAGATGGAAAAGAGTCGAGATCGGGAGAAGGAACGGGATCGCTTACCTGCCCGTGATAAAGGTCGTGAGAGGGAacgtgagaaagaaaaaccaccaACAGCTGGTCTTCGTGGCAGTAGAGC AAGAGGTGGATCCGGACGCGGAAGTCGCAGTCTATCTCGCACTCCTTCGCCGTTCAGAAAGGAAAATGATTCTCGTTTGAG GACCCGTGGCCATTCTGAGAGCCCGATCCCAGATGTGAAACGTGATATTAAGAAGGACAAGCGCAAGGATGTTGAGAGAGATCAATCTCCTCCtgagaaaatgttgaagaagcGCAAGCCATCTCCTTCTCCagtcaaaaag aagaggaaatcgTCGTCTGGGTCTGAAGAGTCAGAAGTAGAAGAATCCGAGTCTGGAGAATCGTCTAGCGTTGAATCCACTCCGGACAAGAAGAAACgcaagaaggagaagaagaagaggaaggaaACCACATCAGAGTCGTCAGAG GAATCTGGCGATtcggaagaagagagaaaaaagaagaagaagagcaagaaagagaagaagaagaaggaaaagaggaagaaggagaaaaagaagaagtctaAGAAAAGTAAATCCAAAAGGCGTCATGATTCTGACGAGGAGTCAGAG GATGGCATAGTCACACCTTCGGCGGAATCGGAAGCTTTGGAACGACAGCTGAGAGAAAAGGCGTTGGAGTCGCTGAGTCGGCGTAAAGAGCAACGCAAGTGA
- the LOC124207973 gene encoding serine/arginine repetitive matrix protein 1-like isoform X1: protein MTDAGFFRGTSTEQDNRFSDKEKKLLKTIKFAENVTRKVDMSKVKLETIKPWITTKITELMGGIEDDVLVEYVFNQLEADKNPDPRRMQINLTGFLNGKNARILMTELWDLLLSAQESSAGIPEVFMAQKKEEIKLRKEEQDRIQEAIKKADRDRRADREKERNDRTDKRASKDRSRSPNKDRVIKKEGDNPRSSPRRDGRRPSLERRSPNRGKASPPPRRRSPARSPARRSPRRSPRRSPVRRSPARRSPARRSPARRSPARRSPVRRSPARRSPVRRSPARRSPVRRSPVRRSPVRRSPRRSPVRNHSPRRPSPRRSPVRKSPVRHRSAERRRSPIQRDRSPDRRDKERPRRSPEPKKDGAYSDKKPAAVSGLQAKLMQMAGQDTSSLAIVSAPSKRRSPSASSKSSSSRSSSSSSSRSASPIQRKSDSVQNKRNYRGHQSSSPEAQRRAQRGPMDRGRGVPDRQMEKSRDREKERDRLPARDKGREREREKEKPPTAGLRGSRARGGSGRGSRSLSRTPSPFRKENDSRLRTRGHSESPIPDVKRDIKKDKRKDVERDQSPPEKMLKKRKPSPSPVKKKKRKSSSGSEESEVEESESGESSSVESTPDKKKRKKEKKKRKETTSESSEESGDSEEERKKKKKSKKEKKKKEKRKKEKKKKSKKSKSKRRHDSDEESEDGIVTPSAESEALERQLREKALESLSRRKEQRK from the exons atGACTGATGCCGGTTTCTTCAGA GGCACCTCAACTGAGCAAGACAATAGATTTAGTGACAAAGAGAAGAAGCTTTTGAAGACTATCAAATTTGCTGAAAATGTGACTAGAAAG GTGGATATGAGCAAAGTTAAGTTGGAAACCATCAAACCATGGATCACAACCAAAATTACAGAACTTATGGGAGGAATTGAAGATGACGTCCTGGTGGAATATGTTTTTAATCAGCTCGAAGCTGACAAG AACCCTGACCCTCGTCGCATGCAAATCAATTTAACTGGATTCCTCAACGGCAAGAATGCCAGGATTCTGATGACTGAATTGTGGGATCTTCTACTATCTGCCCAAGAATCGTCTGCTGGAATTCCGGAGGTCTTTATGGCacagaagaaggaagaaatcaaattaagaAAG GAAGAACAAGATCGAATCCAGGAAGCAATCAAAAAGGCCGACCGGGATCGGCGCGCTGACCGAGAAAAGGAACGCAACGACCGTACTGACAAACGAGCTTCCAAAGATAGAAGCCGTAGCCCCAACAAGGACAGGGTGATCAAGAAGGAAGGAGACAATCCCCGCTCTTCACCTCGTCGTGACGGCCGACGTCCTTCATTGGAGCGTCGTTCTCCTAATCGAGGCAAGGCGTCGCCACCGCCTCGTCGTCGCTCACCTGCCAGATCGCCAGCAAGGCGCTCGCCTCGTCGATCTCCACGTCGATCACCTGTTCGTCGCTCCCCAGCTCGCCGTTCTCCTGCACGCAGATCTCCCGCTCGTCGCTCGCCAGCTAGACGATCACCCGTTCGCCGCTCTCCCGCTAGGAGATCTCCAGTTCGAAGGTCCCCAGCCCGCAGATCTCCTGTTCGTCGGTCACCGGTCCGCAGGTCGCCCGTTCGAAGATCTCCCAGGCGTTCACCTGTTCGTAATCATTCTCCTCGGCGTCCTTCACCACGCCGTTCGCCCGTGAGGAAGTCACCCGTTCGACACCGGTCGGCGGAACGTCGTCGCTCTCCGATTCAACGAGACAG ATCTCCTGATCGCCGTGACAAGGAACGTCCTCGTCGTTCGCCAGAGCCGAAAAAGGATGGAGCCTACAGCGATAAAAAGCCGGCTGCTGTCTCCGGTTTACAG gcgAAATTGATGCAGATGGCTGGGCAGGATACTTCATCACTGGCCATAGTTTCCGCACCTTCTAAACGTCGGTCCCCGTCGGCATCATCCAAATCGTCTTCATCGCGCAGTTCCTCATCTTCGTCATCTCGTTCTGCCTCTCCTA TCCAGCGTAAAAGCGATAGTGTCCAGAACAAACGCAACTATCGAGGCCATCAAAGTTCATCTCCAGAAGCCCAACGTCGAGCCCAGCGTGGACCAATGGATCGTGGTCGAGGAGTACCCGATCGCCAGATGGAAAAGAGTCGAGATCGGGAGAAGGAACGGGATCGCTTACCTGCCCGTGATAAAGGTCGTGAGAGGGAacgtgagaaagaaaaaccaccaACAGCTGGTCTTCGTGGCAGTAGAGC AAGAGGTGGATCCGGACGCGGAAGTCGCAGTCTATCTCGCACTCCTTCGCCGTTCAGAAAGGAAAATGATTCTCGTTTGAG GACCCGTGGCCATTCTGAGAGCCCGATCCCAGATGTGAAACGTGATATTAAGAAGGACAAGCGCAAGGATGTTGAGAGAGATCAATCTCCTCCtgagaaaatgttgaagaagcGCAAGCCATCTCCTTCTCCagtcaaaaag aagaagaggaaatcgTCGTCTGGGTCTGAAGAGTCAGAAGTAGAAGAATCCGAGTCTGGAGAATCGTCTAGCGTTGAATCCACTCCGGACAAGAAGAAACgcaagaaggagaagaagaagaggaaggaaACCACATCAGAGTCGTCAGAG GAATCTGGCGATtcggaagaagagagaaaaaagaagaagaagagcaagaaagagaagaagaagaaggaaaagaggaagaaggagaaaaagaagaagtctaAGAAAAGTAAATCCAAAAGGCGTCATGATTCTGACGAGGAGTCAGAG GATGGCATAGTCACACCTTCGGCGGAATCGGAAGCTTTGGAACGACAGCTGAGAGAAAAGGCGTTGGAGTCGCTGAGTCGGCGTAAAGAGCAACGCAAGTGA
- the LOC124207973 gene encoding serine/arginine repetitive matrix protein 1-like isoform X5 — translation MTDAGFFRGTSTEQDNRFSDKEKKLLKTIKFAENVTRKVDMSKVKLETIKPWITTKITELMGGIEDDVLVEYVFNQLEADKNPDPRRMQINLTGFLNGKNARILMTELWDLLLSAQESSAGIPEVFMAQKKEEIKLRKEEQDRIQEAIKKADRDRRADREKERNDRTDKRASKDRSRSPNKDRVIKKEGDNPRSSPRRDGRRPSLERRSPNRGKASPPPRRRSPARSPARRSPRRSPRRSPVRRSPARRSPARRSPARRSPARRSPVRRSPARRSPVRRSPARRSPVRRSPVRRSPVRRSPRRSPVRNHSPRRPSPRRSPVRKSPVRHRSAERRRSPIQRDRSPDRRDKERPRRSPEPKKDGAYSDKKPAAVSGLQAKLMQMAGQDTSSLAIVSAPSKRRSPSASSKSSSSRSSSSSSSRSASPIQRKSDSVQNKRNYRGHQSSSPEAQRRAQRGPMDRGRGVPDRQMEKSRDREKERDRLPARDKGREREREKEKPPTAGLRGSRARGGSGRGSRSLSRTPSPFRKENDSRLRTRGHSESPIPDVKRDIKKDKRKDVERDQSPPEKMLKKRKPSPSPVKKKKRKSSSGSEESEVEESESGESSSVESTPDKKKRKKEKKKRKETTSESSEESGDSEEERKKKKKSKKEKKKKEKRKKEKKKKSKKSKSKRRHDSDEESED, via the exons atGACTGATGCCGGTTTCTTCAGA GGCACCTCAACTGAGCAAGACAATAGATTTAGTGACAAAGAGAAGAAGCTTTTGAAGACTATCAAATTTGCTGAAAATGTGACTAGAAAG GTGGATATGAGCAAAGTTAAGTTGGAAACCATCAAACCATGGATCACAACCAAAATTACAGAACTTATGGGAGGAATTGAAGATGACGTCCTGGTGGAATATGTTTTTAATCAGCTCGAAGCTGACAAG AACCCTGACCCTCGTCGCATGCAAATCAATTTAACTGGATTCCTCAACGGCAAGAATGCCAGGATTCTGATGACTGAATTGTGGGATCTTCTACTATCTGCCCAAGAATCGTCTGCTGGAATTCCGGAGGTCTTTATGGCacagaagaaggaagaaatcaaattaagaAAG GAAGAACAAGATCGAATCCAGGAAGCAATCAAAAAGGCCGACCGGGATCGGCGCGCTGACCGAGAAAAGGAACGCAACGACCGTACTGACAAACGAGCTTCCAAAGATAGAAGCCGTAGCCCCAACAAGGACAGGGTGATCAAGAAGGAAGGAGACAATCCCCGCTCTTCACCTCGTCGTGACGGCCGACGTCCTTCATTGGAGCGTCGTTCTCCTAATCGAGGCAAGGCGTCGCCACCGCCTCGTCGTCGCTCACCTGCCAGATCGCCAGCAAGGCGCTCGCCTCGTCGATCTCCACGTCGATCACCTGTTCGTCGCTCCCCAGCTCGCCGTTCTCCTGCACGCAGATCTCCCGCTCGTCGCTCGCCAGCTAGACGATCACCCGTTCGCCGCTCTCCCGCTAGGAGATCTCCAGTTCGAAGGTCCCCAGCCCGCAGATCTCCTGTTCGTCGGTCACCGGTCCGCAGGTCGCCCGTTCGAAGATCTCCCAGGCGTTCACCTGTTCGTAATCATTCTCCTCGGCGTCCTTCACCACGCCGTTCGCCCGTGAGGAAGTCACCCGTTCGACACCGGTCGGCGGAACGTCGTCGCTCTCCGATTCAACGAGACAG ATCTCCTGATCGCCGTGACAAGGAACGTCCTCGTCGTTCGCCAGAGCCGAAAAAGGATGGAGCCTACAGCGATAAAAAGCCGGCTGCTGTCTCCGGTTTACAG gcgAAATTGATGCAGATGGCTGGGCAGGATACTTCATCACTGGCCATAGTTTCCGCACCTTCTAAACGTCGGTCCCCGTCGGCATCATCCAAATCGTCTTCATCGCGCAGTTCCTCATCTTCGTCATCTCGTTCTGCCTCTCCTA TCCAGCGTAAAAGCGATAGTGTCCAGAACAAACGCAACTATCGAGGCCATCAAAGTTCATCTCCAGAAGCCCAACGTCGAGCCCAGCGTGGACCAATGGATCGTGGTCGAGGAGTACCCGATCGCCAGATGGAAAAGAGTCGAGATCGGGAGAAGGAACGGGATCGCTTACCTGCCCGTGATAAAGGTCGTGAGAGGGAacgtgagaaagaaaaaccaccaACAGCTGGTCTTCGTGGCAGTAGAGC AAGAGGTGGATCCGGACGCGGAAGTCGCAGTCTATCTCGCACTCCTTCGCCGTTCAGAAAGGAAAATGATTCTCGTTTGAG GACCCGTGGCCATTCTGAGAGCCCGATCCCAGATGTGAAACGTGATATTAAGAAGGACAAGCGCAAGGATGTTGAGAGAGATCAATCTCCTCCtgagaaaatgttgaagaagcGCAAGCCATCTCCTTCTCCagtcaaaaag aagaagaggaaatcgTCGTCTGGGTCTGAAGAGTCAGAAGTAGAAGAATCCGAGTCTGGAGAATCGTCTAGCGTTGAATCCACTCCGGACAAGAAGAAACgcaagaaggagaagaagaagaggaaggaaACCACATCAGAGTCGTCAGAG GAATCTGGCGATtcggaagaagagagaaaaaagaagaagaagagcaagaaagagaagaagaagaaggaaaagaggaagaaggagaaaaagaagaagtctaAGAAAAGTAAATCCAAAAGGCGTCATGATTCTGACGAGGAGTCAGAG GACTAG
- the LOC124207973 gene encoding serine/arginine repetitive matrix protein 1-like isoform X3 has product MTDAGFFRGTSTEQDNRFSDKEKKLLKTIKFAENVTRKVDMSKVKLETIKPWITTKITELMGGIEDDVLVEYVFNQLEADKNPDPRRMQINLTGFLNGKNARILMTELWDLLLSAQESSAGIPEVFMAQKKEEIKLRKEEQDRIQEAIKKADRDRRADREKERNDRTDKRASKDRSRSPNKDRVIKKEGDNPRSSPRRDGRRPSLERRSPNRGKASPPPRRRSPARSPARRSPRRSPRRSPVRRSPARRSPARRSPARRSPARRSPVRRSPARRSPVRRSPARRSPVRRSPVRRSPVRRSPRRSPVRNHSPRRPSPRRSPVRKSPVRHRSAERRRSPIQRDRSPDRRDKERPRRSPEPKKDGAYSDKKPAAVSGLQAKLMQMAGQDTSSLAIVSAPSKRRSPSASSKSSSSRSSSSSSSRSASPIQRKSDSVQNKRNYRGHQSSSPEAQRRAQRGPMDRGRGVPDRQMEKSRDREKERDRLPARDKGREREREKEKPPTAGLRGSRAGGSGRGSRSLSRTPSPFRKENDSRLRTRGHSESPIPDVKRDIKKDKRKDVERDQSPPEKMLKKRKPSPSPVKKKKRKSSSGSEESEVEESESGESSSVESTPDKKKRKKEKKKRKETTSESSEESGDSEEERKKKKKSKKEKKKKEKRKKEKKKKSKKSKSKRRHDSDEESEDGIVTPSAESEALERQLREKALESLSRRKEQRK; this is encoded by the exons atGACTGATGCCGGTTTCTTCAGA GGCACCTCAACTGAGCAAGACAATAGATTTAGTGACAAAGAGAAGAAGCTTTTGAAGACTATCAAATTTGCTGAAAATGTGACTAGAAAG GTGGATATGAGCAAAGTTAAGTTGGAAACCATCAAACCATGGATCACAACCAAAATTACAGAACTTATGGGAGGAATTGAAGATGACGTCCTGGTGGAATATGTTTTTAATCAGCTCGAAGCTGACAAG AACCCTGACCCTCGTCGCATGCAAATCAATTTAACTGGATTCCTCAACGGCAAGAATGCCAGGATTCTGATGACTGAATTGTGGGATCTTCTACTATCTGCCCAAGAATCGTCTGCTGGAATTCCGGAGGTCTTTATGGCacagaagaaggaagaaatcaaattaagaAAG GAAGAACAAGATCGAATCCAGGAAGCAATCAAAAAGGCCGACCGGGATCGGCGCGCTGACCGAGAAAAGGAACGCAACGACCGTACTGACAAACGAGCTTCCAAAGATAGAAGCCGTAGCCCCAACAAGGACAGGGTGATCAAGAAGGAAGGAGACAATCCCCGCTCTTCACCTCGTCGTGACGGCCGACGTCCTTCATTGGAGCGTCGTTCTCCTAATCGAGGCAAGGCGTCGCCACCGCCTCGTCGTCGCTCACCTGCCAGATCGCCAGCAAGGCGCTCGCCTCGTCGATCTCCACGTCGATCACCTGTTCGTCGCTCCCCAGCTCGCCGTTCTCCTGCACGCAGATCTCCCGCTCGTCGCTCGCCAGCTAGACGATCACCCGTTCGCCGCTCTCCCGCTAGGAGATCTCCAGTTCGAAGGTCCCCAGCCCGCAGATCTCCTGTTCGTCGGTCACCGGTCCGCAGGTCGCCCGTTCGAAGATCTCCCAGGCGTTCACCTGTTCGTAATCATTCTCCTCGGCGTCCTTCACCACGCCGTTCGCCCGTGAGGAAGTCACCCGTTCGACACCGGTCGGCGGAACGTCGTCGCTCTCCGATTCAACGAGACAG ATCTCCTGATCGCCGTGACAAGGAACGTCCTCGTCGTTCGCCAGAGCCGAAAAAGGATGGAGCCTACAGCGATAAAAAGCCGGCTGCTGTCTCCGGTTTACAG gcgAAATTGATGCAGATGGCTGGGCAGGATACTTCATCACTGGCCATAGTTTCCGCACCTTCTAAACGTCGGTCCCCGTCGGCATCATCCAAATCGTCTTCATCGCGCAGTTCCTCATCTTCGTCATCTCGTTCTGCCTCTCCTA TCCAGCGTAAAAGCGATAGTGTCCAGAACAAACGCAACTATCGAGGCCATCAAAGTTCATCTCCAGAAGCCCAACGTCGAGCCCAGCGTGGACCAATGGATCGTGGTCGAGGAGTACCCGATCGCCAGATGGAAAAGAGTCGAGATCGGGAGAAGGAACGGGATCGCTTACCTGCCCGTGATAAAGGTCGTGAGAGGGAacgtgagaaagaaaaaccaccaACAGCTGGTCTTCGTGGCAGTAGAGC AGGTGGATCCGGACGCGGAAGTCGCAGTCTATCTCGCACTCCTTCGCCGTTCAGAAAGGAAAATGATTCTCGTTTGAG GACCCGTGGCCATTCTGAGAGCCCGATCCCAGATGTGAAACGTGATATTAAGAAGGACAAGCGCAAGGATGTTGAGAGAGATCAATCTCCTCCtgagaaaatgttgaagaagcGCAAGCCATCTCCTTCTCCagtcaaaaag aagaagaggaaatcgTCGTCTGGGTCTGAAGAGTCAGAAGTAGAAGAATCCGAGTCTGGAGAATCGTCTAGCGTTGAATCCACTCCGGACAAGAAGAAACgcaagaaggagaagaagaagaggaaggaaACCACATCAGAGTCGTCAGAG GAATCTGGCGATtcggaagaagagagaaaaaagaagaagaagagcaagaaagagaagaagaagaaggaaaagaggaagaaggagaaaaagaagaagtctaAGAAAAGTAAATCCAAAAGGCGTCATGATTCTGACGAGGAGTCAGAG GATGGCATAGTCACACCTTCGGCGGAATCGGAAGCTTTGGAACGACAGCTGAGAGAAAAGGCGTTGGAGTCGCTGAGTCGGCGTAAAGAGCAACGCAAGTGA